From the genome of Pelagicoccus sp. SDUM812003, one region includes:
- a CDS encoding XylR family transcriptional regulator produces the protein MMIERPKVALVLRAWLEENLHFLHSLAKFKRYNAQWHVFVDDQARGAEDPDWLLDQGWDGIICKESSDELYRKARERGIACVDLSDDGTLREGCPKIRPNNPSIGHLGAEHFVEKGFKHYAFCGFGNERWSNERRDGFVEALELAGKDCELFETDYPGVSMPAWEFAEEGEMARWLDTLPKPVAIMACNDLRAVHLVNACHQADLRVPEEVAILGSNNDVARCELCAPSLSSIPVDVSEYARTAGEALQRLMRNEELDLIKRQTLIDPLDVVVRRSTSILAVEDQSVAQALNLIRESACKGITVEQVAKSVHISRSLLEKRFRQYVGRSPQVEIRHAQVYRIKELLAETEHSLAQIAEMTGFEHPEYMSVVFKRLTRITPSAYRKKRKGL, from the coding sequence ATGATGATCGAACGGCCTAAAGTAGCTTTGGTTTTGCGCGCCTGGTTGGAGGAGAATCTCCATTTTCTTCACAGCCTGGCGAAGTTCAAACGCTACAACGCCCAGTGGCACGTATTTGTGGACGATCAGGCTCGCGGGGCGGAGGACCCGGACTGGCTGCTGGATCAGGGCTGGGATGGAATCATCTGCAAGGAGTCGTCCGACGAATTGTATCGCAAGGCCCGCGAGCGCGGCATCGCGTGCGTGGACCTGTCGGATGACGGGACGCTTCGCGAAGGCTGCCCGAAGATTCGACCCAACAATCCTTCCATTGGGCACTTGGGGGCGGAGCATTTCGTGGAGAAGGGCTTCAAGCATTACGCCTTCTGCGGATTTGGAAACGAGCGGTGGTCCAACGAGCGCCGCGATGGGTTCGTGGAGGCCTTGGAGCTCGCGGGCAAGGATTGCGAGCTCTTCGAGACGGACTATCCGGGCGTGAGCATGCCGGCTTGGGAGTTCGCGGAGGAGGGGGAGATGGCCCGTTGGCTGGACACCTTGCCGAAGCCGGTGGCCATCATGGCATGCAACGACTTGCGGGCGGTTCACTTGGTGAACGCCTGTCACCAGGCCGATTTGCGGGTGCCCGAGGAGGTGGCGATCCTGGGCTCCAACAACGATGTCGCCCGGTGCGAGCTTTGCGCCCCGTCGCTTTCCAGCATACCGGTAGACGTGTCGGAGTACGCTCGGACGGCAGGGGAGGCCCTGCAGCGCTTGATGCGCAATGAGGAGCTCGACCTGATCAAGCGCCAGACTCTGATCGACCCGCTTGATGTGGTGGTCCGTCGCTCGACCAGCATACTTGCGGTGGAGGATCAATCCGTGGCCCAGGCTCTCAATCTCATCCGTGAGAGCGCTTGCAAGGGCATCACGGTGGAGCAGGTCGCGAAGAGCGTGCACATTTCTCGCAGCCTGTTGGAGAAACGCTTTCGCCAGTACGTGGGCCGCTCGCCTCAGGTGGAAATCCGTCACGCCCAGGTCTATCGCATAAAGGAGCTGCTGGCCGAGACGGAGCATTCCTTGGCCCAGATCGCCGAGATGACCGGCTTCGAGCACCCCGAGTACATGTCGGTGGTCTTCAAGCGCTTGACGAGGATCACGCCCAGCGCCTACCGCAAGAAGCGCAAGGGGCTGTAG
- the eda gene encoding bifunctional 4-hydroxy-2-oxoglutarate aldolase/2-dehydro-3-deoxy-phosphogluconate aldolase: MIPDSLKTTVSDSGIVAVLVIDHAANAVPLAKALLAGGVNVMELTLRTDAAIDSLKAIKAEVPEMIAGIGTVLTPGQVKEANDAGAAFAVAPGFNPRVVGAAKEAGLPFAPGICTPSDIEGALEFGCNVLKFFPAGSTGGLGHLKNIAAPYQHLGLSYIPLGGVNADNLGSYMGSPLVAAVGGSWLAKRDVIAAQDWATITANAKEAREIIQKARS, from the coding sequence ATGATTCCTGATTCCCTCAAAACCACCGTTTCCGATTCCGGTATCGTGGCCGTTCTCGTGATCGACCACGCGGCCAACGCCGTTCCATTGGCCAAGGCCCTGCTCGCTGGCGGGGTCAACGTGATGGAGCTCACCCTGCGCACCGACGCCGCCATCGACAGCCTGAAAGCCATCAAGGCCGAAGTTCCGGAAATGATCGCCGGCATCGGCACCGTGCTGACTCCCGGACAGGTCAAAGAGGCCAACGACGCCGGAGCCGCCTTCGCCGTCGCCCCTGGCTTCAACCCACGCGTGGTGGGAGCGGCCAAGGAAGCGGGCCTCCCCTTCGCCCCTGGCATCTGCACCCCGTCGGACATCGAAGGCGCCCTGGAGTTCGGCTGCAACGTGCTCAAGTTCTTCCCCGCCGGCTCCACCGGAGGGCTCGGCCACTTGAAGAACATCGCGGCCCCCTACCAGCACCTCGGTCTGAGCTACATCCCGCTGGGCGGAGTGAACGCCGACAACCTCGGCTCCTACATGGGCTCTCCGCTCGTGGCAGCCGTCGGCGGCTCCTGGCTCGCCAAGCGCGACGTCATTGCGGCTCAGGACTGGGCCACCATCACCGCCAATGCCAAGGAGGCCCGGGAAATCATCCAAAAAGCCCGCAGCTAG